A window from Musa acuminata AAA Group cultivar baxijiao chromosome BXJ3-10, Cavendish_Baxijiao_AAA, whole genome shotgun sequence encodes these proteins:
- the LOC104000626 gene encoding protein PALE CRESS, chloroplastic isoform X2: MPHAATFLEWQARQREKTKEWHAYRQKEEEKEKRKTNEYREIGMRLKGYPEEEVRKARKLVSSFIRSAEEVEEKIEEAAEKGELTELVLMVIWNRLDLARKDDEKDVIRSLDLLYRRIETEILKRESTPAMRLLNDLLNLHDGFDDEGWLKKCRKCMIDMFPREDPFSMLVPSGFDMENHQGHIGLPPEDDDVLLRVDFVREVDLLLQEVRAEQQNFQPPEGFDPEAVAARLRQQEKQTTIQLVEALLELAISLKW; encoded by the exons ATGCCCCATGCTGCTACTTTTCTG GAGTGGCAAGCACGCCAACGAGAAAAAACAAAAGAGTGGCATGCTTACCGAcagaaggaggaagaaaaagaaaagagaaagaccAACGAATATCGGGAAATAGGCATGCGCTTAAAGGGATACCCTGAGGAAGAAGTTCGCAAAGCAAGGAAGTTAGTTTCATCTTTTATAAGATCAGCCGAAGAAGTTGAAGAG AAAATTGAGGAGGCTGCTGAAAAAGGAGAACTTACAGAACTTGTTCTTATGGTCATTTGGAATCGGCTTGATCTTGCTCGAAAAGAT GATGAAAAGGATGTGATTAGAAGCCTAGACCTGTTGTACAGAAGGATAGAG ACAGAGATTTTGAAGAGGGAATCTACACCTGCTATGAGATTGCTCAATGACCTCCTGAATCTCCATGATGGATTTGATGATGAAGGGTGGCTTAAGAAATGCAGGAAGTGCATGATCGACATGTTCCCAAGAGAAGATCCTTTCAGCATGCTAGTGCCTTCTGGGTTCGACATGGAAAAT CATCAGGGCCACATAGGACTACCACCTGAGGATGATGATGTTCTACTAAGGGTTGATTTTGTCAGAGAGGTTGATTTACTATTGCAAGAGGTCCGAGCCGAACAGCAAAATTTCCAACCTCCAGAGGGATTCGATCCTGAAGCAGTTGCAGCCAGATTGAGGCAGCAGGAGAAGCAGACGACTATTCAACTAGTAGAGGCACTGCTGGAGTTGGCAATTTCATTGAAGTGGTGA
- the LOC104000626 gene encoding protein PALE CRESS, chloroplastic isoform X1, with protein MEASVLVPRVPFLLRPPLPPRPSPRPIGLSSCRPALRLKSPWFAAAQKNAEEAVGAGDGEHAGLPEEFNDDEWQARQREKTKEWHAYRQKEEEKEKRKTNEYREIGMRLKGYPEEEVRKARKLVSSFIRSAEEVEEKIEEAAEKGELTELVLMVIWNRLDLARKDDEKDVIRSLDLLYRRIETEILKRESTPAMRLLNDLLNLHDGFDDEGWLKKCRKCMIDMFPREDPFSMLVPSGFDMENHQGHIGLPPEDDDVLLRVDFVREVDLLLQEVRAEQQNFQPPEGFDPEAVAARLRQQEKQTTIQLVEALLELAISLKW; from the exons ATGGAAGCCAGCGTGTTGGTGCCGCGTGTTCCCTTCCTCTTGCGCCCGCCGCTGCCGCCAAGACCGTCACCCCGACCGATCGGTCTCAGCTCATGTCGGCCCGCTCTCAGACTCAAATCACCTTGGTTCGCAG CTGCGCAGAAGAACGCGGAAGAAGCGGTTGGCGCGGGGGATGGTGAGCACGCTGGCCTCCCGGAGGAGTTTAATGACGAT GAGTGGCAAGCACGCCAACGAGAAAAAACAAAAGAGTGGCATGCTTACCGAcagaaggaggaagaaaaagaaaagagaaagaccAACGAATATCGGGAAATAGGCATGCGCTTAAAGGGATACCCTGAGGAAGAAGTTCGCAAAGCAAGGAAGTTAGTTTCATCTTTTATAAGATCAGCCGAAGAAGTTGAAGAG AAAATTGAGGAGGCTGCTGAAAAAGGAGAACTTACAGAACTTGTTCTTATGGTCATTTGGAATCGGCTTGATCTTGCTCGAAAAGAT GATGAAAAGGATGTGATTAGAAGCCTAGACCTGTTGTACAGAAGGATAGAG ACAGAGATTTTGAAGAGGGAATCTACACCTGCTATGAGATTGCTCAATGACCTCCTGAATCTCCATGATGGATTTGATGATGAAGGGTGGCTTAAGAAATGCAGGAAGTGCATGATCGACATGTTCCCAAGAGAAGATCCTTTCAGCATGCTAGTGCCTTCTGGGTTCGACATGGAAAAT CATCAGGGCCACATAGGACTACCACCTGAGGATGATGATGTTCTACTAAGGGTTGATTTTGTCAGAGAGGTTGATTTACTATTGCAAGAGGTCCGAGCCGAACAGCAAAATTTCCAACCTCCAGAGGGATTCGATCCTGAAGCAGTTGCAGCCAGATTGAGGCAGCAGGAGAAGCAGACGACTATTCAACTAGTAGAGGCACTGCTGGAGTTGGCAATTTCATTGAAGTGGTGA
- the LOC135650423 gene encoding GDSL esterase/lipase At1g54790-like — protein sequence MAAALTSVFAAVCAFCLLSLASAVDFNYPAVFNFGDSNSDTGDLVAAGIGEPLLPPNGQTYFSRPAGRFCDGRLIIDFLMDAMDMPLLNAYLDSIGAPIFHKGCNFAAAGSTILPATANSISPFSFGVQVAQFFKFKDRVLQLLAKGKKFKKYIPQADYFSRGLYMFDIGQNDLAGAFYYKTEDQVIASIPTILLEFENGLKKLYEQGARRFWIHNTGPLGCLAQNIAFFAKDPSKLDEIGCVSSHNQAARLFNLQLHALCTKLQGVFGDASITYIDVFSIKFNLIANYSRYGFENPITACCGYGGLPLNYDSRISCGQTKVLDGGSVTAKACDDTTEYVNWDGIHYTEAANHHVSSQILTGKFADPPFADKMPFALKLKF from the exons ATGGCGGCTGCTCTTACTTCCGTCTTCGCCGCAGTCTGCGCCTTCTGCCTCCTCTCCCTGGCCTCGGCCGTGGACTTCAATTACCCGGCCGTCTTCAACTTCGGGGACTCCAACTCCGACACGGGAGACCTCGTTGCCGCCGGCATCGGGGAACCCCTCCTGCCGCCGAATGGGCAGACCTACTTCTCCAGGCCGGCTGGGAGGTTCTGCGACGGCCGCCTCATCATTGACTTCCTCA TGGATGCTATGGATATGCCGCTGCTTAATGCATATTTGGATTCGATTGGTGCACCAATCTTTCACAAAGGTTGCAACTTTGCTGCAGCTGGATCTACTATTCTTCCAGCAACAGCAAATTCGATCAGCCCGTTCTCTTTCGGGGTGCAGGTTGCTCAATTCTTTAAGTTCAAAGACAGAGTTCTTCAGTTACTAGCCAAAG GCAAAAAGTTCAAAAAGTACATTCCCCAAGCAGATTACTTTAGTCGAGGGCTTTACATGTTTGATATTGGCCAAAATGATCTTGCTGGTGCATTCTATTACAAAACCGAGGACCAAGTCATTGCTTCTATTCCAACAATATTGTTGGAATTTGAAAATGGATTAAAG AAATTATATGAACAAGGTGCCAGGAGATTCTGGATTCATAATACTGGTCCACTTGGGTGCTTAGCTCAAAACATAGCCTTTTTTGCCAAGGATCCATCAAAGCTTGATGAGATCGGATGTGTAAGCTCTCACAATCAAGCTGCTAGGCTTTTCAATTTACAGCTTCATGCACTTTGCACGAAGCTGCAAGGTGTATTCGGCGATGCTTCTATAACCTACATCGATGTGTTCTCCATAAAATTCAACCTCATAGCAAACTATTCTCGTTATG GTTTTGAGAATCCAATAACTGCATGCTGTGGGTATGGTGGACTGCCTTTAAACTATGATAGTCGAATCTCTTGCGGACAAACAAAGGTTCTGGACGGAGGCTCGGTGACGGCTAAAGCATGCGATGACACTACGGAATATGTTAATTGGGATGGCATACACTATACGGAGGCTGCGAATCATCATGTATCATCTCAAATACTCACTGGGAAATTTGCCGACCCACCATTCGCAGACAAGATGCCATTTGCTCTGAAACTAAAGTTTTAG
- the LOC104000624 gene encoding uncharacterized protein LOC104000624, translated as MDFFKSVFSADPVSPRDQHQSQPESPHRSPEADEQGDDARGAGGGSGWRGLMKTFATKSESVIQTYRRDLEEFGSGLKKETASIREAAARAVLDLPGSLEAGASAAQESLESVGHAFDDFGGSVWRGTAEILSQGKEAILLMEAEAGGTDQYPTDHGSQSATPSSKRYSRFEAQVLAIQSDVNTFSEEPEDAQDFNNWRSGFDLAEKEEEIDKLCYENGALEGFLQKLVPRLVDYEAFWFRYYYRIHKLKQAEDARAKLVKRVISGEEEEDLSWEVDDDADEEVKKDDKRGEKLRDNKETEVEKEEKKDEINTVVQKEDMSPEPMELPKHVESPHVENLEASKEKDDEEVTSSAGKAENSELTTEGMKSKPDDKTNETTVPEGKTDAAGTCEDSGTSIVSSQTSVQEEDDFEWDEIEDLGEHNEKKSGDTSGSPLRVDLHKRLNVVEDDEDLSWDIEDDDDSTKH; from the coding sequence ATGGATTTCTTCAAATCCGTCTTCTCCGCCGACCCGGTCTCCCCACGGGATCAGCATCAATCTCAGCCGGAGTCCCCCCACCGCTCCCCGGAGGCCGATGAGCAAGGCGATGACGCCCGCGGAGCAGGCGGTGGCAGTGGTTGGAGAGGGCTCATGAAGACCTTCGCCACCAAGTCCGAGTCGGTGATCCAGACCTACCGCCGGGATCTCGAGGAGTTCGGGTCCGGCCTCAAGAAGGAGACGGCGTCGATCCGGGAGGCCGCCGCCCGTGCTGTCCTCGACCTCCCGGGCTCCCTCGAGGCCGGCGCCTCCGCTGCCCAGGAATCCCTCGAGTCCGTCGGCCACGCCTTCGACGACTTCGGCGGCTCCGTGTGGCGGGGAACAGCTGAGATCCTGTCCCAGGGCAAGGAAGCGATCCTCTTGATGGAGGCCGAGGCCGGTGGCACCGATCAGTACCCAACTGACCATGGTTCGCAGAGCGCTACTCCTTCTTCGAAGAGGTACAGCAGATTCGAGGCGCAGGTGCTGGCGATCCAGTCCGACGTGAATACGTTCTCTGAGGAGCCGGAGGATGCCCAGGATTTCAATAACTGGAGATCAGGGTTTGATTTGGctgagaaagaggaggagatcgATAAACTGTGCTATGAGAATGGGGCTTTGGAGGGGTTTCTTCAAAAGCTTGTGCCTCGATTGGTGGATTACGAGGCATTCTGGTTCCGGTACTACTACCGTATTCACAAGCTTAAGCAAGCAGAGGATGCAAGGGCAAAGCTTGTGAAAAGGGTGATTTcgggggaagaggaggaggatttgAGCTGGGAGGTAGATGATGATGCAGACGAAGAAGTGAAGAAGGATGACAAGAGAGGTGAAAAGTTGAGGGATAACAAAGAAACAGAggtggaaaaagaagaaaaaaaggatgAGATTAACACAGTGGTGCAAAAAGAAGACATGAGTCCTGAGCCCATGGAGCTGCCCAAACATGTTGAATCCCCGCATGTTGAGAACTTGGAAGCttcaaaagaaaaagatgatgagGAAGTGACTTCGAGTGCAGGAAAGGCTGAAAACTCTGAATTAACTACTGAGGGGATGAAGTCGAAACCGGACGACAAGACGAATGAGACTACAGTGCCAGAAGGGAAGACGGATGCCGCAGGGACATGCGAGGACAGTGGCACTTCCATTGTCTCAAGCCAAACTTCGGTGCAGGAGGAAGATGATTTTGAGTGGGATGAGATCGAGGATCTTGGTGAACACAATGAGAAGAAATCTGGTGACACGAGCGGGAGTCCTCTTAGGGTGGATTTGCACAAGAGGCTAAATGTCGTCGAGGATGATGAGGATCTGAGTTGGGATATcgaagatgatgatgattctACCAAGCATTGA
- the LOC135583110 gene encoding probable manganese-transporting ATPase PDR2, whose translation MARYQVDGKVVQGVDLLKRRYWGWRLDVWPFAILYSIWLFAVAPSIDFTDALIVLGGLALLHILVLLFTAWSVDFRCFVQFSKVNDTRLATACKIIPAKFSGSKEIVSLHTRRPVAGSSASSVGNTDEIYFDFRKQCFNFSVEKNTFAKLPYPTKEPFGYYLKSSGHGSEAKVAAATDKWGRNVFDYPQPTFQKLIKEQVMEPFFVFQVFCVGLWCLDEYWYYSLFTLFMLFLFESTMAKSRLKTLTELRRVRVDGQMVMVHRCGKWVKLSGTDLVPGDVVSIGRTTGQDGEDKSVPADMLLLAGNAIANEAILTGESTPQWKVSIAGRGLEDKLSIKRDKNHILFGGTKILQHTPDKSFHLRTPDGGCLAVVLRTGFETSQGKLMRTILFSTERVTANSWESGLFILFLVFFAIIAAGYVLKKGLEDPTRSKYKLFLSCSLIITSVIPPELPMELSIAVNTSLIALAKRGIFCTEPFRIPFAGKVDICCFDKTGTLTSDDMEFQGVVGLDDTENLETDMAKLPERTAQVLAACHALVFVENKLVGDPLEKAALRGIDWIYTSDEKAIPKRSGGHPVQIVQRHHFASHLKRMGVIVCIQEQFFAFVKGAPETIQDRLIDVPATYVKTYKKYTRQGSRVLALAYKTLPEMTVSEARNLERDVVENGLTFAGFAVFSCPIRSDSATVLYELKGSSHDLVMITGDQALTACHVASQVHIISRPALILARTKCGTSFEWVSPDETEMFAYSDKEVEALSDTHDLCISGDCFEMLQRTGAVFKVIPYVKVFSRVAPEQKELILNTFKAVGRMTLMCGDGTNDVGALKQAHVGIALLNAVPPAQSGDASSQKQPSKPENKAGKTKKPKPTAESSHSAEPAKSITATSNRHLTAAEKQRQRVQKMIDEMNAEGDGRAPMVVKLGDASMASPFTAKHASVAPTLDIIRQGRSTLVTTLQMFKILGLNCLATAYVLSVMYLDGVKLGDVQATISGIFTAAFFLFISHARPLQTLSSARPHPNIFCAYVFLSLIGQFAMHLFFLITSVNEASKFMPEECIEPDSDFHPNLVNTVSYMVNMMIQVATFAVNYMGHPFNQSIPENKPFKYALFAAVGFFTVITSDLFRDLNDWLQLEPLPEGMRGKLMLWATLMFLGCFGWERLLRWAFPGRMPSWRRRQKQVAASMNKKLL comes from the exons ATGGCGCGGTACCAGGTGGACGGGAAGGTGGTCCAAGGAGTCGACTTGCTGAAGCGGCGGTACTGGGGGTGGCGTCTCGACGTCTGGCCCTTCGCGATTCTTTATTCGATCTGGCTCTTTGCGGTCGCCCCCAGCATCGATTTCACCGATGCTCTGATCGTTCTCGGCGGGCTCGCCCTCTTGCACATTCTGGTGCTGCTTTTTACTGCCTGGTCGGTCGATTTCAGATGCTTTGTCCAGTTCAGTAAG GTAAATGACACTCGTCTGGCAACTGCATGCAAAATAATTCCTGCTAAATTTTCTGGTTCAAAAGAAATCGTGTCACTTCATACGAGGAGACCT GTGGCAGGATCATCAGCATCTTCAGTTGGGAACActgatgaaatatattttgattttagAAAACAATGCTTCAATTTTTCAGTAGAAAAGAATACATTTGCCAAACTTCCATATCCTACAAAGGAACCATTTGGGTATTACCTCAAGAGCAGTGGTCATGGATCAGAAGCTAAAGTAGCTGCAGCAACTGATAAGTGGGGGCGAAATGT ATTTGACTACCCACAACCAACGTTCCAGAAGCTGATAAAGGAGCAAGTTATGGAACCATTTTTTGTGTTTCAG GTCTTCTGTGTTGGACTCTGGTGCTTGGATGAATATTGGTATTATAGTTTGTTCACACTTTTTATGCTATTTCTTTTTGAGTCAACAATGGCCAAGAGTAGATTAAAAACTCTTACTGAGCTCAGGCGTGTAAGAGTTGATGGTCAGATGGTGATGGTGCACCGCTGTGGGAA GTGGGTAAAGCTTTCTGGAACAGACCTCGTTCCTGGAGATGTTGTCTCCATTGGACGCACCACGGGTCAGGATGGGGAAGATAAATCTGTACCAGCAGATATGCTTCTATTAGCCGGAAATGCAATTGCAAATGAAGCTATTCTCACAGGCGAGTCTACTCCACAGTGGAAG GTTTCAATTGCTGGTCGAGGTCTTGAGGATAAATTGTCTATTAAAAGAGACAAAAATCATATCCTCTTTGGTGGAACGAAGATACTGCAACATACTCCAGATAAA AGTTTTCATCTTAGAACACCTGATGGGGGATGCCTGGCTGTTGTGCTGCGAACAGGATTTGAGACAAGCCAGGGCAAATTGATGCGAACAATTTTATTTTCCACTGAGAGG gtaacTGCAAATAGCTGGGAAAGTGGCCTCTTTATTCTATTTCTAGTTTTTTTTGCAATCATTGCTGCGGGCTATGTTCTTAAGAAG GGATTAGAGGATCCAACAAGGAGCAAGTACAAACTTTTCTTGAGTTGTTCGTTAATAATCACTTCTGTGATACCCCCTGAACTGCCGATGGAGCTATCTATAGCTGTTAATACTTCTTTGATTGCACTAGCAAAGCGTGGTATTTTTTGTACAGAGCCATTCAGGATTCCATTTGCTGGGAAG GTTGACATATGCTGTTTTGACAAGACGGGAACTCTTACGTCAGATGACATG GAATTCCAAGGTGTAGTTGGTTTGGATGATACTGAAAATTTGGAGACTGATATGGCTAAGTTGCCTGAGCGTACTGCACAAGTTTTGGCTGCCTGTCATGCTTTGGTCTTTGTAGAGAATAAACTA GTTGGCGATCCTCTTGAAAAGGCTGCACTAAGAGGAATAGATTGGATATACACATCTGATGAGAAGGCCATCCCCAAAAG GTCTGGTGGTCATCCTGTGCAGATTGTACAGAGGCACCATTTTGCCTCTCACTTGAAAAGAATGGGTGTTATTGTTTGTATTCAAGAACAGTTTTTTGCATTTGTGAAG GGTGCACCAGAGACTATTCAAGATAGGCTAATCGATGTTCCTGCAACTTATGTCAAGACATACAAGAAGTATACACGGCAGGGGTCGCGGGTTCTAGCTCTGGCATACAAGACGCTTCCAGAAATGACT GTAAGTGAAGCTAGAAACCTCGAAAGAGATGTGGTGGAGAATGGTTTGACTTTTGCTGGTTTTGCG GTTTTCAGTTGTCCAATTCGTTCTGACTCTGCCACTGTTTTATATGAACTGAAAGGTTCATCACATGATTTG GTGATGATTACTGGTGATCAAGCTCTGACAGCTTGCCACGTGGCCAGCCAAGTTCATATTATCTCTAGGCCTGCATTAATTTTGGCCCGAACAAAGTGTGGCACTAGCTTTGAGTGGGTGTCACCTGATGAAACTGAGATGTTTGCCTACAG TGACAAAGAGGTAGAAGCGCTGTCAGATACACATGATCTTTGCATAAGTGGGGATTGCTTTGAAATGCTGCAGAGAACTGGGGCTGTTTTTAAAGTTATACCTTATGTGAAG GTTTTCTCACGGGTTGCTCCTGAACAGAAAGAACTTATTTTGAATACTTTTAAAGCAGTTGGTAGGATGACACTGATGTGTGGAGATGGAACCAATGATGTCGGAGCACTGAAGCAG GCACATGTAGGTATTGCTTTATTGAATGCCGTACCACCAGCTCAATCAGGTGATGCATCATCACAGAAGCAACCATCAAAACCTGAAAATAAAGCAGGAAAAACTAAAAAGCCAAAGCCAACAGCTGAGTCATCTCATTCCGCTGAACCTGCCAAAAGTATTACAGCAACAAGCAACCGTCATCTCACAGCGGCTGAGAAACAGCGTCAAAGAGTGCAAAAGATGATAGATGAAATGAATGCAGAGGGTGATGGTCGCGCTCCAATGGTTGTCAAACTTGGTGATGCCTCAATGGCCTCACCTTTCACAGCAAAGCATGCCTCTGTGGCCCCCACTCTTGATATCATTCGTCAAGGTCGGAGTACCCTTGTGACTACCCTCCAAATGTTCAAGATTCTTGGCCTGAACTGCTTAGCAACTGCTTATGTGCTGAGTGTCATGTACCTGGACGGTGTGAAGCTTGGAGATGTTCAGGCTACCATCAGTGGGATATTCACAGCTGCTTTCTTCCTTTTCATCTCCCATGCTCGTCCTTTGCAGACACTCTCCAGTGCTCGACCTCATCCCAACATTTTCTGCGCCTATGTCTTTCTTTCCCTCATCGGTCAATTTGCCATGCACTTGTTCTTTCTGATTACATCTGTCAATGAAGCCTCAAAGTTCATGCCAGAGGAATGTATCGAACCAGACTCCGACTTCCACCCGAACCTAGTGAATACTGTATCGTACATGGTGAACATGATGATCCAGGTTGCAACCTTTGCTGTTAACTACATGGGCCATCCATTTAACCAGAGCATACCTGAGAACAAGCCTTTCAAATATGCATTATTTGCTGCAGTCGGTTTCTTCACAGTAATCACTTCAGATTTGTTTAGGGATCTAAATGACTGGTTACAACTAGAGCCGTTACCGGAGGGGATGAGGGGGAAGCTGATGCTATGGGCTACCCTCATGTTCCTGGGTTGTTTTGGTTGGGAGAGATTGCTAAGGTGGGCATTTCCAGGTCGAATGCCAtcatggagaaggcggcaaaagcaGGTGGCAGCTAGCATGAACAAGAAGCTTTTGTAA